In Clostridium sp., one DNA window encodes the following:
- a CDS encoding polyprenyl synthetase family protein has translation MATECKDIISELKEEIDVYLHSYMEGKGTYNRKIYEAMQYSLDAGGKRVRPILFFLTYMMYKQDYRSVMEIAAAIEMIHTYSLIHDDLPAMDDDDLRRGKPTNHKMFGEAIAVLAGDGLLNEGMNLMFGHCLKNNDRNRIRACYMIAQSAGIEGMVGGQTVDILSENTKIPIDQLYYMHSKKTGALIKASIISAAVYAGASESEVEKLDYYGKKLGLAFQIRDDILDITGDTKKLGKKVKSDVDNKKTNFITTYGLNKCIEMCNSITSECINVLNKIKRNTENLEKITLLLLNRDK, from the coding sequence ATGGCAACGGAATGCAAGGATATAATTTCAGAATTGAAGGAGGAAATAGATGTCTACCTTCACAGCTATATGGAGGGAAAAGGAACCTACAACAGAAAAATTTATGAAGCGATGCAGTACAGTCTTGATGCCGGCGGAAAAAGAGTAAGGCCCATATTGTTTTTCTTGACTTACATGATGTACAAACAGGATTACAGAAGTGTTATGGAAATTGCAGCCGCCATAGAAATGATTCACACCTATTCACTTATTCATGATGACCTTCCCGCCATGGATGATGATGATTTGAGACGGGGGAAGCCTACAAACCATAAAATGTTTGGAGAGGCCATAGCAGTGCTTGCAGGAGATGGACTTCTGAATGAAGGCATGAATCTCATGTTCGGCCATTGCCTGAAAAACAATGACAGGAACAGGATAAGGGCATGCTATATGATTGCACAGAGTGCGGGGATAGAGGGTATGGTTGGAGGGCAGACAGTGGATATACTGAGCGAGAATACAAAAATACCCATAGATCAGCTTTATTATATGCACAGCAAGAAAACAGGGGCACTTATAAAAGCATCCATCATATCGGCAGCAGTATATGCAGGTGCAAGTGAAAGTGAAGTGGAAAAACTGGACTATTATGGTAAAAAATTGGGCCTGGCATTTCAAATAAGGGATGATATATTGGATATAACCGGAGATACAAAAAAGCTGGGCAAGAAAGTAAAAAGTGATGTAGATAATAAAAAGACAAATTTTATCACTACCTACGGATTAAATAAATGTATTGAAATGTGCAATTCAATTACGAGTGAATGTATAAATGTGCTCAACAAAATCAAAAGAAATACTGAGAATCTGGAAAAAATTACTTTACTACTGTTAAATAGAGATAAGTAG
- the spoIIIAG gene encoding stage III sporulation protein AG, which translates to MNFKKWFSYIKEGVNNKSINSKNKNKTVNLIIIFLMGILMLITVSFFKTSDSNKSESVTSSNSESDKTEQTSTKDTSYNLNDYEKSVEDKLKSTLENIDGVGKVDVMINFESGEEQVPAVNVNDSTNTTNEKDNSGGTRTTTQSNNGSTVVITNDGEKSEPLIVKTYKPKVSGVCVVAEGAENKITELRISKAVVDLFDITEDKVNVYPMKK; encoded by the coding sequence ATGAATTTTAAAAAGTGGTTTTCTTATATTAAAGAGGGAGTAAACAACAAAAGTATCAATAGCAAGAATAAAAATAAAACTGTAAATCTTATAATAATTTTTTTGATGGGAATATTGATGCTTATAACAGTAAGCTTTTTTAAAACTTCAGATTCAAATAAATCAGAATCTGTAACCAGCAGCAATTCTGAAAGTGATAAGACTGAACAGACTTCCACAAAAGATACTTCATATAACTTGAATGATTATGAAAAATCTGTAGAAGATAAACTGAAAAGTACTCTTGAAAATATAGATGGAGTAGGAAAAGTAGATGTGATGATAAATTTTGAAAGCGGGGAAGAACAGGTTCCGGCAGTGAATGTAAATGATTCTACCAATACTACAAATGAAAAGGACAATTCTGGAGGAACAAGAACTACAACTCAAAGCAACAATGGAAGTACTGTAGTTATAACAAATGATGGGGAAAAATCCGAGCCCTTGATCGTAAAGACCTATAAGCCTAAAGTATCCGGAGTATGTGTCGTGGCAGAGGGAGCAGAAAACAAGATAACCGAACTCAGAATATCCAAGGCGGTAGTAGATCTTTTTGATATAACAGAAGACAAGGTCAATGTATATCCTATGAAAAAATAG
- the dxs gene encoding 1-deoxy-D-xylulose-5-phosphate synthase: MCNLLDNYNDINDIKKMTFNEKIQLAREIRKFLIDKVSKTGGHLASNLGVVELTMCILDVFDFNRDKIIWDVGHQSYVYKMLTGRKSGFDSLRKFGGMSGFPKCSESKYDFFQTGHSSTSISAALGMARARDVQNKNYNVIAVIGDGALTGGMALEALNDVGYRKTKLIIILNDNQMSIGKNVGGVSKYLNKLRIDPKYNKFKQDVETLLKRIPNIGKGMAKYLEKLKNGVKQMVVPGMFFEDIGLKYLGPIDGCDIEELTKVLTLAKKMDGPVVIHVITKKGKGYKFAENNPGKFHGIGPFNCVNGEIAVSSAETYSQAFGNKLVELAEQNGNIAAITAAMRDSTGLKKFSQKFPKRFFDVGIAEQHGVTLAAGMAKAGMRPVFAVYSTFLQRAYDQIVHDVCIQKLPVVFAVDRAGIVGADGETHQGIFDLSYLTHIPHMTVMCPKCTEEMYNILEFALKQNSTVAIRYPRGGDVISLKPSKNFEMGKWERIEGNGRIAVIAEGKMLQYAVLARRELLKEGIDVILINACFAKPIDKSMICELVNKNIDIVTVEDNILRGGMGSYILEYVNTLDNKIRVLNLGFNDEFVPQGKPELIYKLHELDAEGIKNNILKFVNEGVNYVR; this comes from the coding sequence ATGTGCAATCTACTTGATAATTATAATGATATAAACGATATTAAAAAGATGACGTTCAATGAAAAAATTCAGCTGGCACGTGAGATAAGAAAATTTCTAATAGACAAGGTTTCCAAAACAGGCGGGCATCTGGCGTCAAATTTGGGAGTTGTGGAACTCACCATGTGTATATTGGATGTGTTTGATTTTAACAGGGATAAGATTATATGGGATGTAGGACATCAATCCTATGTGTATAAGATGCTGACAGGAAGGAAAAGTGGCTTTGACAGCCTGAGGAAGTTTGGAGGAATGAGCGGCTTCCCGAAATGCAGTGAAAGCAAGTATGACTTTTTTCAAACAGGCCACAGCAGTACATCCATATCTGCAGCACTTGGAATGGCAAGAGCACGTGATGTCCAAAATAAAAATTACAATGTAATAGCAGTAATAGGAGATGGTGCACTTACTGGTGGAATGGCACTGGAAGCATTGAATGATGTGGGATACAGGAAGACAAAGCTTATTATTATATTGAATGACAATCAGATGTCAATAGGCAAGAATGTAGGTGGGGTGTCGAAGTATTTGAACAAATTGAGAATCGACCCCAAGTATAATAAGTTCAAACAAGATGTGGAAACCCTGTTGAAGAGAATCCCCAATATAGGGAAAGGAATGGCGAAGTATCTGGAAAAACTTAAAAATGGAGTAAAACAGATGGTAGTTCCCGGGATGTTTTTCGAGGATATAGGACTTAAATATCTTGGCCCTATAGATGGATGTGATATAGAGGAACTTACGAAAGTACTCACTCTGGCAAAAAAGATGGATGGACCTGTAGTGATACATGTAATTACTAAGAAGGGGAAAGGATATAAATTTGCAGAAAACAATCCAGGCAAATTTCATGGAATAGGCCCGTTTAATTGTGTAAACGGCGAGATAGCAGTATCTTCTGCAGAAACATATTCCCAAGCCTTTGGAAACAAATTGGTTGAACTGGCTGAACAGAATGGGAATATAGCAGCCATAACTGCAGCCATGAGGGATAGTACAGGATTGAAAAAATTTTCCCAGAAATTTCCCAAAAGGTTTTTTGATGTTGGGATAGCGGAACAGCACGGTGTTACTCTGGCTGCAGGAATGGCAAAGGCGGGGATGCGGCCTGTATTTGCAGTATATTCAACTTTCCTTCAAAGGGCATATGATCAGATTGTCCATGATGTCTGTATACAGAAACTTCCGGTTGTATTTGCCGTTGACAGGGCTGGAATTGTAGGTGCGGATGGAGAAACGCATCAGGGAATATTTGATCTTTCCTATCTTACCCATATACCACATATGACAGTTATGTGTCCAAAGTGTACTGAAGAGATGTACAACATACTTGAATTTGCATTGAAGCAGAATAGCACTGTTGCGATAAGATATCCAAGAGGCGGAGATGTAATCTCCCTCAAGCCCAGTAAAAATTTTGAAATGGGAAAATGGGAGAGAATAGAGGGAAATGGCCGCATTGCAGTAATTGCAGAAGGAAAAATGCTTCAATATGCCGTGCTTGCCAGAAGAGAACTTTTAAAGGAAGGTATTGATGTAATTTTAATAAATGCCTGTTTTGCAAAACCTATAGATAAATCGATGATTTGTGAACTTGTGAATAAAAATATTGATATTGTAACCGTGGAAGATAACATATTAAGGGGAGGAATGGGCTCATATATACTTGAATACGTAAATACACTGGACAATAAGATAAGAGTTCTGAATCTGGGATTTAATGACGAATTTGTTCCACAGGGCAAACCGGAATTGATATATAAACTGCACGAACTTGATGCCGAAGGAATAAAAAACAATATATTAAAATTTGTAAATGAAGGAGTTAATTATGTCAGATAG
- the xseA gene encoding exodeoxyribonuclease VII large subunit — protein sequence MYIKVLTVSDINGYIKRNFDNDFILQNSSVKGEISNIKFHSSGHIYFSLKDEFSKINCIMFRNSAKNLKFVPENGMRIIIKGRISVYEKEGQYQLYCSEMKIEGVGELYIAFEKLKKALSAKGLFDEEHKKTIPAYCFKIGIVTSPTGAALRDIINVARRRNRCVELIIYPSLVQGVNASDNIVEGIGALNDIEDIDVIILARGGGSIEDLWCFNDEKVAEAIYNSDKPIITGVGHEIDYTIADFAADKRAPTPSAAAEIAVFDLNSAAQRIEYYKTSLNRNIVSLLKSKREKLLYTKKRLNSNSPLVHVANQYVNIDRLRDMLNMKIKTQLAADREKLSKLKELLKSRNPLNILDRGYSIIQDVDGNIVSSIDKLDKTDKVKVTMKDGSAEFHLSRGNS from the coding sequence ATGTATATAAAGGTATTGACAGTATCGGATATTAACGGGTACATAAAGAGAAATTTTGATAATGACTTCATACTTCAAAATTCCTCTGTAAAGGGTGAAATTTCAAATATAAAATTTCACAGCAGTGGTCACATATATTTTTCTTTGAAAGATGAGTTCAGTAAAATAAACTGTATAATGTTCAGGAATTCAGCTAAAAATCTGAAGTTTGTTCCGGAAAACGGTATGAGAATAATAATAAAGGGAAGAATATCCGTTTATGAAAAGGAAGGTCAATATCAATTGTACTGCAGTGAAATGAAAATTGAAGGGGTTGGGGAACTCTATATAGCTTTTGAAAAATTAAAGAAAGCACTCAGTGCAAAAGGACTGTTTGATGAAGAACACAAAAAGACCATACCGGCCTATTGTTTTAAAATAGGTATAGTTACTTCCCCTACAGGAGCTGCACTTCGTGATATAATAAATGTAGCAAGAAGAAGAAACAGATGTGTGGAGCTTATTATCTATCCTTCACTGGTGCAGGGAGTAAATGCATCGGACAATATAGTGGAAGGAATAGGAGCTTTAAACGATATAGAAGATATTGATGTTATAATTCTGGCGCGGGGAGGTGGCTCCATAGAGGATTTGTGGTGCTTCAATGATGAAAAAGTTGCGGAAGCAATATATAATTCTGACAAGCCTATAATAACAGGAGTAGGACATGAAATAGATTATACCATAGCTGATTTTGCAGCAGATAAGAGGGCACCGACTCCGTCGGCGGCGGCTGAAATTGCAGTTTTTGATCTCAATTCTGCAGCTCAGCGGATTGAATACTATAAAACTTCATTGAACCGGAATATAGTATCCCTACTGAAAAGCAAAAGAGAAAAACTTCTTTATACGAAAAAAAGACTGAACTCAAACAGCCCTCTTGTGCATGTTGCCAATCAATATGTAAACATAGACAGATTGAGGGATATGTTGAATATGAAAATAAAAACACAACTGGCTGCAGATAGAGAAAAACTTAGTAAGCTGAAAGAATTACTGAAATCCAGAAATCCGCTCAACATATTGGACAGAGGTTATTCAATAATACAGGATGTGGATGGGAATATTGTAAGTTCCATAGATAAGCTGGATAAAACGGATAAAGTAAAAGTTACCATGAAGGATGGAAGTGCCGAATTCCATCTTTCCAGGGGCAATAGTTGA
- a CDS encoding Asp23/Gls24 family envelope stress response protein has protein sequence MEDNTNKEVDMGIVKISDEVVGVIAGLATTEINGIVGMSANLVGGITQILSGKKNLSKGVKVSVGENSTAIDLYVVVEYGVRIPDVALKVQENVKKAVESMTGLEVTAVNVHVQNVMIPKSEEDEEEEE, from the coding sequence ATGGAAGATAATACAAATAAAGAAGTAGATATGGGCATTGTAAAGATATCCGATGAAGTGGTAGGGGTAATTGCAGGACTTGCCACCACAGAAATAAATGGAATAGTTGGAATGAGTGCAAATCTTGTAGGGGGAATTACACAGATATTGAGCGGCAAGAAAAATCTGTCAAAAGGTGTGAAGGTAAGTGTGGGTGAGAATAGTACAGCTATTGACTTGTATGTAGTTGTTGAATATGGAGTGAGAATTCCAGATGTTGCACTAAAGGTTCAGGAAAATGTCAAAAAGGCAGTTGAATCCATGACGGGACTCGAAGTAACTGCAGTGAACGTACATGTTCAAAATGTCATGATTCCTAAATCTGAAGAAGATGAAGAGGAAGAAGAATAA
- a CDS encoding exodeoxyribonuclease VII small subunit, producing the protein MPRKIESYEDMMAKLEDIVNKMDGDNLSIDDSMKKYEEGMKLCSKMYKVLRDAEGKINILTEEGEKNFDMKEQN; encoded by the coding sequence ATGCCTAGAAAAATTGAGAGTTATGAGGATATGATGGCAAAGTTGGAGGATATAGTAAATAAAATGGATGGAGATAATTTGTCCATAGATGATAGCATGAAAAAATATGAAGAGGGAATGAAACTCTGCAGTAAAATGTATAAAGTACTAAGGGATGCAGAGGGAAAAATAAATATTTTGACGGAAGAAGGGGAAAAAAATTTTGATATGAAAGAACAAAACTAA
- the nusB gene encoding transcription antitermination factor NusB: MNRKKSREIAMKLLFQMTINKEDLNEIIEELENKENVNLDLKDADMAYIVGIIKGVQDNRDEIDEKIQVYLKKWKLNRLSRIDITILRICTYEFLHEEDIPKNVSINEAVELAKTYGEDKSAVFINGVLGSMIKDID; this comes from the coding sequence ATGAATAGAAAGAAATCTAGGGAAATAGCAATGAAGCTGCTGTTTCAAATGACTATAAATAAAGAAGATTTAAATGAAATCATAGAGGAACTTGAAAACAAGGAGAATGTGAATCTGGATTTAAAAGATGCAGATATGGCATATATAGTAGGAATTATAAAGGGAGTGCAGGACAACAGGGACGAGATTGATGAGAAGATACAGGTATATTTGAAAAAGTGGAAGTTGAACAGACTTTCCAGAATTGATATAACAATTCTGAGAATATGCACTTACGAATTTCTCCATGAAGAGGATATACCGAAAAATGTATCAATAAATGAAGCGGTTGAACTTGCCAAAACATATGGTGAGGATAAATCGGCAGTTTTTATAAATGGAGTACTTGGGAGCATGATTAAAGATATAGATTAA
- the recN gene encoding DNA repair protein RecN, protein MLLQLNIKNFALIENLTISFSSGFNVLSGETGAGKSILIDAINYIIGSKFNKELIRTGEKKTFVEAVFTIGNSKTCQILNLKELDFEENMVIISRETFQSGRSIAKINGKSILLADLKEVTSTMLDIHGQHQNQNLLLADNHINYVDNYGDIAIKKLLEDYTLDYEKLNKIKKKIDELSGENGERKKIADFLKYQIDEINSSNLSEEEESELNKKFEVLSHSEKISSILSTCYESLYSGFDNRKSIYDELGNIVKDISSVEGMSSDIKNIHKLIQDAYYNIEESVDEIRNLIDNITYDKGELEYINNRIYEINGYKKKYGSTIKDILEYRDKILIQYNEIIDSENIVKNLEKERQKIEKKLKLESIEMHEKRCDIAEKLEKNVKDELDFIGMGKSVFKIKVDLKDKFTDKGMDLVQFYISTNPGEPLRPLEKIVSGGELSRIMLALKTVFVDKDSIPSVIFDEIDTGISGRIAECVAEKMYEISTKHQVLCVTHLPQIAAMSDTNYVVEKEVHDHKTYTKVKKLNLKGKEYEIARMVGSSKVTAITLAHARELINIAKAKKNSKKI, encoded by the coding sequence ATGCTTCTTCAATTGAATATAAAAAATTTTGCACTTATAGAAAATTTGACAATTTCTTTTAGTTCAGGGTTTAATGTACTTTCAGGTGAAACCGGTGCAGGTAAATCCATACTTATTGATGCAATAAATTACATAATCGGCAGCAAGTTCAACAAAGAACTTATAAGGACAGGGGAAAAGAAAACTTTTGTTGAAGCTGTATTTACTATTGGAAATTCCAAAACATGTCAAATTTTAAATTTAAAAGAACTAGATTTTGAGGAAAATATGGTGATAATCAGTAGAGAGACTTTTCAATCAGGAAGGAGTATTGCAAAAATAAATGGAAAATCAATCCTCCTTGCAGATTTAAAGGAAGTAACTTCTACTATGCTTGATATACATGGTCAACATCAGAATCAAAATTTGTTGCTTGCCGACAATCATATAAATTATGTAGACAATTATGGTGATATTGCAATTAAAAAGTTACTTGAAGATTATACGCTGGATTATGAAAAATTAAACAAAATCAAGAAAAAAATAGATGAATTATCCGGTGAAAACGGTGAGAGAAAAAAAATAGCGGACTTTTTAAAATATCAGATAGATGAAATAAACTCTTCAAATTTAAGCGAAGAGGAAGAATCCGAACTGAACAAGAAATTTGAGGTGCTGTCTCATTCTGAAAAGATAAGCAGTATTCTTAGCACATGCTATGAAAGTCTTTACAGCGGTTTTGACAATAGAAAGTCTATATATGATGAGCTGGGAAATATAGTAAAGGATATAAGCTCTGTAGAAGGTATGTCTTCCGATATAAAAAATATACATAAATTGATTCAAGATGCTTATTATAATATTGAAGAATCTGTAGATGAAATAAGAAATTTAATTGACAATATAACTTATGATAAGGGTGAACTGGAGTATATAAACAATAGAATATATGAAATAAACGGATATAAGAAAAAATATGGAAGTACTATAAAGGATATACTTGAATACAGAGATAAAATACTTATACAATATAATGAAATTATAGACAGTGAGAATATAGTAAAAAACCTTGAAAAAGAAAGGCAGAAAATTGAAAAAAAGTTAAAATTGGAATCTATTGAAATGCATGAAAAGAGATGTGATATAGCAGAAAAATTAGAAAAAAATGTAAAAGATGAACTGGATTTTATAGGAATGGGAAAAAGTGTATTCAAGATAAAGGTTGATCTTAAAGATAAATTTACAGATAAAGGCATGGATTTAGTCCAATTTTATATATCTACAAATCCTGGAGAGCCTCTGCGTCCTCTTGAAAAAATTGTGTCGGGAGGAGAATTGTCCAGAATAATGCTTGCATTAAAAACGGTATTTGTGGATAAAGACAGCATACCGTCTGTAATATTTGACGAAATAGATACGGGGATAAGTGGAAGAATAGCAGAATGCGTAGCAGAAAAAATGTATGAAATATCAACAAAACATCAAGTGCTGTGTGTTACACATCTACCCCAGATAGCAGCTATGTCGGATACAAATTATGTAGTTGAAAAAGAAGTGCATGATCATAAAACCTACACAAAAGTCAAAAAATTAAATCTAAAAGGAAAAGAATATGAAATTGCAAGAATGGTTGGAAGTTCAAAAGTTACTGCTATTACTCTGGCACATGCAAGAGAGCTTATAAATATTGCAAAGGCAAAGAAAAACAGTAAAAAAATTTAG
- a CDS encoding NAD(+)/NADH kinase, translating to MKNIGINVNTTKDPENKMLDFIVKTIYSINKDINIKVYRDCIGLDTEESRKLDVVIVLGGDGTILNTSGNLPESETPILGVNIGHLGFLAQVEINSIRPALINLFEGNYTIEDRTMIQCSFDNGHGMKNFHGLNDVILYKGIRNRIEKYDIFIDNEFYNVFSGDGIIICTSTGSTAYNLSAGGPIIHSSLDAFCITPMYSQFLTARTIVLNNNSHITIKMRRNNESAFISVDGQEWIDIKGPITINISKSIYKRKLIKFSNSSFFKTLRDKITFGAKECEGDIYESDKTHENS from the coding sequence ATGAAAAATATTGGAATAAATGTAAACACTACCAAGGACCCCGAAAATAAAATGTTGGATTTTATCGTAAAAACTATATATAGTATAAATAAAGATATAAATATAAAAGTATATAGGGACTGTATTGGATTGGATACTGAAGAGAGTAGAAAATTAGACGTTGTAATAGTCCTTGGAGGAGATGGAACTATACTCAATACTTCAGGAAATCTTCCTGAATCAGAAACTCCCATACTTGGTGTAAATATAGGGCACCTCGGATTTCTGGCACAGGTGGAAATAAACAGCATAAGACCGGCTCTTATAAATTTGTTCGAAGGAAATTATACTATTGAAGACAGAACCATGATTCAATGCAGCTTTGATAATGGACATGGAATGAAAAATTTTCATGGATTGAATGATGTAATACTTTACAAGGGAATCAGGAATAGAATTGAAAAATATGATATATTCATAGACAATGAATTCTACAATGTGTTCAGTGGAGACGGAATTATTATATGTACTTCTACAGGATCGACTGCATATAATTTATCTGCAGGTGGTCCTATAATACATTCATCACTGGATGCCTTTTGTATAACACCTATGTATTCCCAGTTTCTCACGGCTAGAACTATTGTACTCAATAATAACAGCCATATAACAATAAAGATGAGAAGAAATAATGAAAGCGCATTTATATCGGTAGATGGTCAGGAATGGATTGATATAAAGGGACCTATAACTATAAATATAAGTAAATCCATATACAAGAGAAAATTAATCAAATTCAGCAATAGTTCTTTTTTTAAAACTTTGAGGGATAAAATTACTTTTGGTGCAAAGGAATGTGAAGGTGATATATATGAAAGTGACAAGACACACGAAAATTCTTGA
- a CDS encoding arginine repressor, with amino-acid sequence MKVTRHTKILEIINSRDIETQEELAEELRKSGMNVTQATVSRDIKELKLIKVLSDSGKYKYAVINHTGKFLPDKLASIFSQTVIGVENIDNFVIIKTISGSAPAAAEAIDSLDFSGIAGTIAGDNTIFVLARNREKAHDITQKMKKMISK; translated from the coding sequence ATGAAAGTGACAAGACACACGAAAATTCTTGAAATTATCAATTCAAGGGATATAGAAACCCAGGAGGAATTGGCTGAAGAACTCAGAAAAAGCGGTATGAATGTAACTCAAGCTACCGTATCAAGGGACATAAAGGAATTGAAGCTTATAAAAGTACTGTCGGATTCGGGAAAATACAAATATGCTGTCATAAACCATACAGGTAAATTTTTGCCGGATAAGCTGGCATCTATATTTTCACAGACGGTTATAGGAGTTGAAAATATAGATAATTTTGTCATAATAAAAACTATTTCAGGTTCTGCACCTGCGGCTGCAGAGGCTATAGATTCACTGGATTTTTCAGGTATTGCAGGAACTATAGCAGGTGACAATACAATATTTGTATTGGCGAGGAACAGGGAAAAGGCACATGACATAACTCAAAAAATGAAAAAAATGATTTCAAAATAG
- a CDS encoding TlyA family RNA methyltransferase, with protein sequence MSDSRERLDVILVNRGIFESRHRAQASIMAGEIFVDGSRIDKCGQKIKINSRIEFKGNKFPFVSRGGLKLQKAVNNFNIDLENKVCMDVGASTGGFTDCMLQHGASKVYSVDVGYGQFAWKLRTDKRVVCMERTNIRYVKFEDIGEYIDFASIDVSFISLEKVIPAVLNLLKKNGSIMALIKPQFEAGRDKVGKKGVVRDESTHMEVIKKVAEFIHKAGLKIIELGYSPIKGPEGNIEYLIYFTGDENFNESFKEDYIFKEVSMAHRELNGEKS encoded by the coding sequence ATGTCAGATAGCAGGGAAAGGCTGGATGTCATTTTAGTGAACAGGGGAATATTTGAATCAAGACATAGAGCACAGGCAAGTATAATGGCAGGAGAAATATTTGTAGATGGAAGCAGGATAGACAAATGCGGACAAAAAATTAAAATTAATTCCAGAATTGAATTCAAGGGAAATAAATTCCCCTTTGTGAGCAGAGGAGGATTAAAACTACAGAAAGCCGTCAATAATTTCAATATAGATCTGGAAAATAAAGTCTGTATGGATGTAGGAGCATCAACAGGAGGGTTTACCGACTGTATGCTGCAGCATGGAGCAAGTAAAGTGTATTCGGTGGATGTTGGTTACGGACAATTTGCATGGAAGCTCAGAACGGATAAAAGAGTGGTTTGCATGGAAAGGACAAATATAAGATATGTGAAATTTGAAGATATAGGTGAGTATATAGATTTTGCAAGTATAGATGTATCATTTATATCTCTCGAAAAAGTTATCCCTGCTGTTTTAAATTTATTAAAAAAAAATGGAAGCATAATGGCACTTATAAAACCACAGTTTGAGGCGGGAAGAGATAAAGTAGGCAAGAAAGGTGTAGTTAGAGATGAGTCAACACATATGGAGGTTATAAAAAAGGTTGCGGAATTCATACATAAGGCCGGACTTAAAATAATAGAGCTCGGTTATTCTCCAATTAAGGGTCCGGAAGGCAACATAGAATATTTGATTTATTTCACCGGAGATGAAAATTTTAATGAGTCTTTTAAGGAAGACTATATTTTCAAGGAAGTCAGTATGGCACATAGGGAACTAAATGGAGAAAAGTCATGA
- a CDS encoding SpoIIIAH-like family protein, whose product MNKKQAIIIVTLLALIVCVGVLATKVNSPFSVAENSDGSTGKSAVSFNSNDSQKSKSQFFEEARLNRDQKDAETLQKLKNLIDDKNVSQENRVEAEKEYTELAMDTDYESKIETTLKSKGYEDVICSIEGSKARVIVKASDNLTDKNTREIKDVVMSISKLEDVEIEARK is encoded by the coding sequence ATGAATAAAAAACAGGCCATAATTATTGTAACTCTTTTAGCACTGATAGTTTGTGTTGGTGTACTTGCTACAAAAGTGAACAGTCCTTTCAGTGTTGCTGAGAATTCAGATGGAAGCACCGGGAAAAGTGCAGTATCTTTCAACAGCAATGACAGTCAGAAGTCCAAGTCGCAGTTCTTTGAAGAGGCCAGGCTCAACAGAGACCAGAAGGATGCCGAGACCCTGCAGAAGTTAAAAAATTTGATTGATGATAAAAATGTATCGCAGGAAAATCGTGTGGAAGCTGAAAAAGAGTATACTGAACTGGCTATGGATACGGATTATGAATCCAAAATAGAGACAACGCTGAAAAGCAAGGGCTATGAGGATGTCATATGCTCCATAGAAGGCAGCAAGGCAAGGGTTATAGTAAAGGCAAGCGACAACTTGACAGATAAGAACACCAGGGAGATAAAGGATGTAGTTATGAGCATATCCAAGCTGGAGGATGTAGAAATAGAAGCAAGGAAGTAA